From Halorussus lipolyticus:
AAGTAGACCTTAGCGAATACGATTCTCTCGGCGTACGACCAACGTCGATTCACAAGTCGAAAACAGACCACAAGGCGGCAGTCTTTGCGATGGCAAACGCAATCACATCCGAAATGAACGAAGCCGAGGCGGACGAGAAAGTCGCCGCCAAGGCCGACTGAACTGCGGCACGACGCTTCTCACGAACCCGCTCCGTCTCCGTAGCGGCAGTGCTGTTCTGAGCCTCACTTACGCCTCGTCAGCGACGAGTATCGACCGCAGAGAAGGATGTACGCGCCGGTGACGCCGACCGACAGCGCGGGACTGGCAGAGTCGCGTTACTCGATGAGGTCCTCGAACTCCGGGAGAACCTCGTCGTCTTCGTCGCGGTCGCTCTGAGTCTCTGTTTCGACCTCGATGTCGTCGTTCCCTGTCTCGTCGGCCTCGGTTTCGTCACCCTCGTCGTCTTCGTCCTCGATGACTTCGACTTCGAGGACGGTCAGCGGGATGTTTTCGAGACGCTGGCCGATTTCCTTCCGGGCGATGCGCGAGGCGTGCTCCTCGCGCTCGACGTTGAACACCGTCATCTCTAACTCCAGCGCGACGAGGCTTTCGTCGGCGGCGATGAAGGCGGGTTCTAGCTCCTCCCCGCAGTGGGGGCAGGACCGCTCGCCCATGTTGATTTCGACGTAGTTGAGGTCGGGGTTGAGCAACTCGCCGGTCTTGGAGATGGCGATCCGAACGGCCTCGTCGGGAGTCTCCACGTCGTAGACCGGGACTGCGGCTTCCACGACAACTCTGCAGTTCATAGCCACGTAGAAGTAGTAGCGCCAACAGTATCAAGTTTAGCCCTAAAACGAAAGCTTTCCACTTCCGGGGGCCGGAGGGTTCCGCGATGCACTCTGGTTCGATACCTGTCGCCGACCTCTCGGGGGGTTTCGACTTGCAGGCCACGCTGGAGAGCGGCCAGACCTTCCTCTGGCGGCGCGACGACGGCCGCACCTACGACGAGGCCGACCCCTACGGCGGGTCCGCGTGGTACTACACCGTCGCCAATCGCGCCGACGAGGACCCCGAAGTCGTCCGCGTCCGTCAGCGCGACGGCCTGCTGGAGTGGGAGGCCACCACCGACGCCGACGACCTCCTCGTCGAGCGACTGCGCCTCGACGACGACCTCCCGGCCATCTTCGCCCGGATGCCCGACGACGACCTCCTCGCGTCGGCCACCGACGCCTACCGCGGACTCCGAATCGTTGACGACCCCTTCTTCCCCTGTCTGATTTCGTTCATCTGCTCGGCCCAGATGCGGGTCGGGCGAATCCACGGGATGCAGACCGGCCTCGCCCGCGAGTTCGGCGCGGAAATCGAGTTCGACGGCGAGACCTACCACGCCTACCCGACGCCCGACCGACTCGCCGAGGCCACCGAGGAGGACCTCCGCGAGTTAGGGTTGGGCTACCGTGCGCCCTACGTCCAGCGTTCCGCCGAGTTGGTCGCCTCCGGCGAGGCCACCGCCGAGGACGTTCGGGATTTCGACTACGAGGAGGCCCGCGATGCTGTCCAAGCGTTCGTCGGCGTCGGCGACAAGGTGGCCGACTGCGTGCTGTTGTTCTCGCTGGGCTATCTGGAGGCGGTTCCGCTGGACACGTGGATTCAGACCGCCATCGCCGACTACTACCCCGACTGCGATAGGGGGTCCTACGCCGAGACTTCGCGGGCGATTCGGGAGCGGTTCGGCGGCGAGTACGCCGGGTACGCCCAGACTTACGTCTTCCACTACCTCCGGAATCGGGAGTAGTCAGGAACCGGTCTCGCCGCGCTCCTCGGGTCGAGTACCCAACCGGCTTAAGCCAGAACGCCGAACCACCGCGTGAACCATGTCCGACAGTTCCACCGACGACCGAACCCGAGCGCACGTCTTCGTCTCCGGGAAGGTTCAGGGCGTCTACTACCGGGCGAACACCCGCGACACCGCCCGAGAGAAGGGGGTCTCGGGATGGGTCAAGAACCTCGCCGACGGTCGGGTCGAGGCCGTCTTCGAGGGTCCCGAGGAGCGCGTCGAGGAGATGGTCGAGTGGTGTCACACCGGCAGTCCCTCTGCGGACGTAGACGACGTGGAAGTCGAGTACGACGACCCCGAGGACGAGGACGGCTTCCGGATTCGGCGCTGAGAGTGTCCCACCGGGAGCAAAGAACCAAACGAAAACAGCGAGAACGGAGCCGAGCGGCGTCGAACCCGGTAGAACCGCGTTTCAGTACCGGTCGCCGTGGCGGCTATCGAGTCCGTGCGTCTCCTCGCTCCGACCGCCGGACTGCTGTCTCTGCGACCGACCGCCAGATTGGCGGCCTCGCTGACCGTTCGCGTAGCGGTTGCGCTGGGACTGCTGGCGTTCGTCGCGTTGTTGGGGCGTGCCGGACGGTCCGGTCGGGACTTGTTCGCTCCGAGACTGCCCGGACTGCTCGGTCATCTGGTGCGACTCCTCCAGTCGCTCGGAGTAGGCCGGTTGGCCGGTCGGCTGTTGGTGGGGTTGCTTCTGCGTCGTCTGCCGGTCCGATAGCTGGTGTGTCTGTTGCCCGGACTGCTGTTGGGTCTGCTGTCCGGTCTGGCGTCGAGACTGCCCCGAGGACTGGTGGGACTGCTGTGGCGAGGGCCGTTGCTGTGGCGGTTCGGCGTCGTAGTCCTGTCGGGACTGACCCCGGTCGGACTGGGCGTGTCCGGACTGCGAGCGGCCGGAGTGCGACGACTGTCCACCGCGCTGGCTGAACTGACCGCCCTGCTGGTCGAACTGCCCGCCTCGCTGGCCCGACTGGCGCTCGTCGGCCGAGAACTGCTCGCCGCCGTGGGGTCGCTCGGCGTGGCTCGACTCGTGGCGAGGTTCGCCGCCGAATCGGAGGCTGTGGCGGCTTCCCTCCGTCGTCTGGGACCCCTGCGAGGACCGACTCTGCGAGGATTGTTGGTCCTGCTGGCGGCCCTGCGGCATTTGCTGGCCCTGCTGGCGGCCCTGCGACTGTCGGGGCTGGTATCGGCGCGAGGTCTGGCGGGACTGGTACCGACCCTGCGACTGTGAACCTCGTTGGCCCTGCGAGTTCCGTCCTCGTCCGGCGGAGCCACTCGTCTGTCGCTCCCGCGGCACGTGGTCGCCCTCGTGTCGGCCCCCGCCGCCGAACCGGAAACTCGCCTGCTGGCTCCGGTCGGACTGCGCGCCGGTCGGAACGACCGCTTCTCCGCCCCGCATTCGCTCTTTGACCTCTCGCTCGACCTGTTCCGGACTCCGGTCGTCGCCCCGTCGGGTCTCGCGTCGGTCCCGTCGCTGACTCTCCTCCGCTCGGTTCCCCCGTCGCTGGTCGCCGCGCCCGCGCTCCTCGTAGTTTCGCGTCTCGCGGCCTCCCTGTCGGTAGTGGTCGTCGTTGGACATCAGTAATCTCCCCGCCAAACGTTCGGACCGCGAGACTCTTATCCGTGCTGGCTAGGCGAGACCGGCGACGGCGCTAGAGAAACATTGTTATTTCTTTTGGACATCTATTCATTTCTATAAGATAATTTTCCATTTCCATCTGCAGGCTGATACCTTCGCTTCGAACGGTAACTCGCTTCGCTGGGCGAAACCTCGGTCGCGTGACTGCGACCCGGCCGAGGACCTCCGAAACCACGCTCTCCGGGTTCGCAGTCGGACGTGGACGGTGGCCGACGAAGCCAACCCCGCGAAGACAGGACTTAACGCCGTCGCCGTCGAATCCCCGGCCATGATACCCTCCGAGCGAATGGCGCAGGTGGACGCGAACGCCGCCGGTCTCGGCGTGCCCCGGAAGCAGTTGATGGAGTCGTCGGGCAACGCGGTGGCCCGCGAGGTCCGGGCGGTCGCCGACGCCGGCGCGCGAGTGGCAATCGTCGCCGGGCGGGGCAACAACGGCGGTGACGCCTTCGTCGCGGCCAGATTCTTGAACGACTACGAGATTTCGGTGGTCCTCCTCGGCCGGGCCGAGACTATCTCGACCGACATCGCCCGCGAGAACTGGGACGCGCTCGAACAGGCCGACTACGAAACCGAGGAGGTCGCCGATTCCCGCGACTTCGACCCCCCCGAGTGCGAAGTCGTCGTGGACGCCATGCTCGGAACCGGCGTGACCGGCGCGCTCCGGGAACCCGAGGCCACCGCCGCCGAGCAAATCAACCAGCACGACGCAACCGTGATTGCGGTAGACGTGCCCTCCGGCGTCGATGCGAACACCGGGGACGCCGAGGGAACCGCGGTCCAAGCCGACCGCGTGGTCACCTTCCACGACGAGAAACCCGGCCTCGACTCGCTGGACGCCGAGGTCACTGTCGCCGACATCGGCATCCCCGCCTCAGCCGAGGAGTTCGTCGGTCCCGGCGACATGCTCCCCGTCAGAGAAGGCCCGGAAGCCGAGGACGCCCGCGCCTACGTCGTCGGCGGCGGCCCCTACACCGGTGCCCCGGCGCTCGCGGCGCAGGCCGCGCTCCGGGCCGGTGCGAACCTCTCGTTCGTCGCCGCGCCGGGTCCCGTCGCGCCCCAGATTCAGGGCTACGCCGAGGACCTCATCGTCCAAGCCTACGAGGGCGAGTATCTCCGCCCCGACCACGTACCGGACCTCGTGGACACCGCCGAGAGCTACGACGACGTGGTGGTCCTCGGGCCGGGACTGGGCAACGCCGACGAGACCTTGGAGGCCGCGAAACAGTTCCTCTCGGAGTTCTCCGGCCGGGCGGTCGTGGACGCCGATGCCCTCCCCGTGGTTCCAGAGGTCGATACAAACGCGACGCTGGTCTGCACCCCCAACCGGAAGGAACTCGCCGAGATGGGCGGCCCGGAAATCGAGAGCGCCGACGGTCTCCGGGACCGCGCCGACGAAATCGAGGCCTTCGCCGACGACCTCGGCCACGTCGTGCTGGCGAAAGCGAAAGACGACGTAATCACCGACGGCGAGCGCACTCGGGTCTCACGCGCCGGAACGCAGGGCATGACCGTCGGCGGCACGGGCGACACTCTCGCCGGAACCGTCGCCGGACTCCTCGCAAACCACGACCCCTTCCAGTCGGCCTGCATGGGGGCCTACGCCAACGGTCGCGCTGGCGAACTGATAGACGAGGAGGACCCACGCCACGGCGGCCTGCTGGCTTCTGACCTGCTCGACGTTCTTCCCCGCGCTATCTGGGGTGACGACGATGAGTGACGAAAGCGATTCGCCAGAAGCGCATCGAGACGGAGGCGGTGAAACCGCCGACGAGACCGATTTGACCCACACCGACGACGAGGGCGAGGTCCAGATGGTTGACGTGGGCGACAAACCCGACACCGCCCGGCGGGCGGTCGCCGAGGGCGAAATCCACCTCCAGTCCTCGACCATCGACGCCATCGAGAACAACGAGGTCAGCAAGGGCGACGTGCTGGCCACGGCCCGCGTCGGCGCGGTGCAGGCGGTCAAACACACGTGGGAGACGATTCCGATGTGCCACCAGATTCCCATCACCAACGTCGAGACCGACTTCGACCTGCGCGACGATTGCGTCGTCCTCGAAGTCGCGGTCGAAACCACCGGCAAGACCGGGTGCGAGATGGAGGCCCTCGAAGGCGTCACCACCGGCCTGAACGTGGTCTGGGACATGGTGAAAGCCGCAGAAAAGAGCGCGGACTCGTCCGCGAACCGGAGCGGCGAAGCCGCGGAGGACGCTGGAGGCCAGTACCCCGACACCGCGATTCGGAACGTCCGAGTGGTCGAGAAGAGAAAGACAGAACTGTAGACGCCTCACCTCGACTCGTCGGCGTCGTCCGAGTTCCCGTCTCGCTCGCCTTCGTCTCGGTCGAGCATCACGTCTTCTTCGAGCGTGACCAGAAAGTCCGGCGGGGTGTTCTCGGTCCGGCGTCGCCACCGGCGCACGTCGTACCAGTAGCCGACGCTCGCCAGCGCGAACAGGCCGACGATGACCACGGCCGTCCCTATCGGACCGATTCGGTCGAACGGCGACACGCCGAACTGGACCAATCCCACGAGGACAGCCGAAATCGCGGTCAGCGCCAGATACACCCGGTACCACGGGAGTTCGGTCCGCGGGTCGTTGGCCAGAAACACCGCGAGTTCGGGGTCCTCGACGTGACCCGTCGCTACTCGTCGGTCGTCGTCGTAGGTGACGAGACCCCGCTCGGCCAGATACGGCAGGTGGGTCCGGCACAGCGACGAGCGAACCGACTCGACGCGGTGTCTGGCGATCTCCTCGGGCGTCGTCCCGGCCTCCCACGCCGCCACCTGCTCGGCGAGGTCTTCGAGCGTGACGGGACCGGACGACTCGTGCAGGTAGTAGAGCGCGTAGCGCCGACGCCGGTTCAGCACGACGCCCGCGACGAATCGGTCGCGGGAGCGAGTGGCGGCGCTCCGAGTCGGCGTCCGGTTTCGTTCGGAGTCCATCGAGTAGGTTGTCGTCACATGCTGGGGGCGGCGGACGTTTTGTTATTGGCTCGTCTCTCGCCGGTGTTCGTGACAACCGGAACGTCGCCTGAATTAGGCAGAGGGGTCCGGACCGATAACGAACGTTTTGCGCAGAATAACGACGATTACGCCGGCTACGCCGAGGGCGCGCTCGCCAACTCTCCGGCCTTGGCGCGGGACTGCTCGACG
This genomic window contains:
- a CDS encoding UPF0058 family protein, whose amino-acid sequence is MKKQELIHLHGLLAEVGNYFEEENSTEVDLSEYDSLGVRPTSIHKSKTDHKAAVFAMANAITSEMNEAEADEKVAAKAD
- a CDS encoding DUF555 domain-containing protein; protein product: MNCRVVVEAAVPVYDVETPDEAVRIAISKTGELLNPDLNYVEINMGERSCPHCGEELEPAFIAADESLVALELEMTVFNVEREEHASRIARKEIGQRLENIPLTVLEVEVIEDEDDEGDETEADETGNDDIEVETETQSDRDEDDEVLPEFEDLIE
- a CDS encoding DNA-3-methyladenine glycosylase family protein gives rise to the protein MHSGSIPVADLSGGFDLQATLESGQTFLWRRDDGRTYDEADPYGGSAWYYTVANRADEDPEVVRVRQRDGLLEWEATTDADDLLVERLRLDDDLPAIFARMPDDDLLASATDAYRGLRIVDDPFFPCLISFICSAQMRVGRIHGMQTGLAREFGAEIEFDGETYHAYPTPDRLAEATEEDLRELGLGYRAPYVQRSAELVASGEATAEDVRDFDYEEARDAVQAFVGVGDKVADCVLLFSLGYLEAVPLDTWIQTAIADYYPDCDRGSYAETSRAIRERFGGEYAGYAQTYVFHYLRNRE
- a CDS encoding acylphosphatase, producing the protein MSDSSTDDRTRAHVFVSGKVQGVYYRANTRDTAREKGVSGWVKNLADGRVEAVFEGPEERVEEMVEWCHTGSPSADVDDVEVEYDDPEDEDGFRIRR
- a CDS encoding NAD(P)H-hydrate epimerase, which translates into the protein MIPSERMAQVDANAAGLGVPRKQLMESSGNAVAREVRAVADAGARVAIVAGRGNNGGDAFVAARFLNDYEISVVLLGRAETISTDIARENWDALEQADYETEEVADSRDFDPPECEVVVDAMLGTGVTGALREPEATAAEQINQHDATVIAVDVPSGVDANTGDAEGTAVQADRVVTFHDEKPGLDSLDAEVTVADIGIPASAEEFVGPGDMLPVREGPEAEDARAYVVGGGPYTGAPALAAQAALRAGANLSFVAAPGPVAPQIQGYAEDLIVQAYEGEYLRPDHVPDLVDTAESYDDVVVLGPGLGNADETLEAAKQFLSEFSGRAVVDADALPVVPEVDTNATLVCTPNRKELAEMGGPEIESADGLRDRADEIEAFADDLGHVVLAKAKDDVITDGERTRVSRAGTQGMTVGGTGDTLAGTVAGLLANHDPFQSACMGAYANGRAGELIDEEDPRHGGLLASDLLDVLPRAIWGDDDE
- the moaC gene encoding cyclic pyranopterin monophosphate synthase MoaC; its protein translation is MSDESDSPEAHRDGGGETADETDLTHTDDEGEVQMVDVGDKPDTARRAVAEGEIHLQSSTIDAIENNEVSKGDVLATARVGAVQAVKHTWETIPMCHQIPITNVETDFDLRDDCVVLEVAVETTGKTGCEMEALEGVTTGLNVVWDMVKAAEKSADSSANRSGEAAEDAGGQYPDTAIRNVRVVEKRKTEL
- a CDS encoding DUF7344 domain-containing protein: MDSERNRTPTRSAATRSRDRFVAGVVLNRRRRYALYYLHESSGPVTLEDLAEQVAAWEAGTTPEEIARHRVESVRSSLCRTHLPYLAERGLVTYDDDRRVATGHVEDPELAVFLANDPRTELPWYRVYLALTAISAVLVGLVQFGVSPFDRIGPIGTAVVIVGLFALASVGYWYDVRRWRRRTENTPPDFLVTLEEDVMLDRDEGERDGNSDDADESR